The region AGAATTGAGTTTGTGATGAAAATTTCAGTAATAATTCCAGCATACAATGTAGAAAAATTTATAGCCAAAGCTATAGCGTCAGCAAGTGAATTATCTGAAGTAGGAGAAATAATTATAGTAGACGATGGTTCTTCGGATAAAACTTTGGAGATTAGCCGGGGCTTTCAGTTAAAAAATGAGAAAGTTAGAGTCTTTGAACAACCTGGCGGTAAAAATAGAGGTGTTTCAGCTGCACGTAACGAGGGAATAAAAAACTCAAAGTTTAATTATATTGCATTTCTTGATGCAGATGATTTTTATCTTCCTAACAGGTTTGATCAAGAGAGAAAGATATTCAGAACGATGAGAGAAGTGCATGGTGTATATGGCGCTATTGGCACATCATATATCACTGATAAAGGTAAAAAAAAGTTTCAAGAAGCAAAATTTAAAGAAATAACATCGGTTTCAGACAGTGTAAACGCTAATGAACTTTTATATGTATTGTTGGGCGCAAGTAAACTTGCTCGAGGTCATATTCATTTAAATGGGCTAACCGTAAGAAGAGAAGTTTTTGATATGGTTGGGTTATTTGATACTGAGCTAAGGCTTAGTCAGGATACAGATCTATTATTACGTTTGGCAGTGAAATGTCGTCTAGTTCCTGGATCAATCAAACAACCGGTTGCTGTTAGAGGTATACATGATAGTAACAGGGTGACGAATTCGAAAAATCTAGATAAGAATCGCATGTTATTGTGGAAAAAAGTATATCAATGGGGGGTGTCAAATGGAATGCCAGAAGACGCGATAGAGTTATGTAGGAAGAAAATGTTGATGTGGAAAACTCATCATGAGAGATTTATTCCATCAATAGTTTTCCTGGTGAGGATGAAAAAAGAATCACCCTGAGATTTGGGATGATTATGATTGTTTCAGGATTTCTGTCATAGGGGTGTTTGGGGAAAACATTTTAAGCAGGATTATTGTAAAGTGCAAAAAAATGATTTTTGGATAGGATTTAAAATCTATTTTTGTCGTTAGGATCATTTCAGGTTCAGTTAAAATATGTTTATTTATATAAAGAAAATAAACAATGAATATAAAATTAATGGTTCTCAGGATGTAATACTGGGTAATGAAAATATAAATGGTGATACTGGCCCATGGGCAAAGTGGTCTTGGGATGGTGAAAAGCTTATAGCGGAAGTCGATCGTCTTGGGATGCACCCATTATTCTATTCGGGAAACCGGAGTTATGTAGCGGTGTCTGATTCTATCGATGAGCTTATTAACCTTGATATTCCAAGAGATATCGATGATATTGCTGTGTCATCATTTTTGATTTTGGGTTATTTCCTGGGTGTTGATACGCCATTTGAAAGTATAAAGGCTTTTCCAGTTGGCGGAATATTAACATGGGATGATAAAGGCCTGAATGTAAGAGAAAACAGGCCTGTATATGCACCAAGCCTGAATCACAATAAAAAGGAAGCAATAGTCAATTATGTGGAACTTTTTAAGAAATCTATTAATGAATGTGTTGATGAGATTGATGGTGATTTTGAACTACCATTGAGCGGAGGCCTGGATTCAAGGCAAATTTTCATCGAATTGATGAATCTTAACAGGTTTCCGAAAAAAACAGTGACGATTGAATTGCCACCAACTCGTATGGAAGCTGATCACATTATAGCGAAAGAGCTTTCAGAGCTTTACGGGGTGAAAAACACTACCATTCCATATTCAGCTGACCCATTTTCAGAGGAGGTTCGGAAAAATTTAAAATATGATTGCCTCACAGATGAGCATACTTGGTTTATGCCGTTGTCAAGATATATGATAAAAAACAACTCCAGATATCTTTTTGACGGCATTGGTCCTGGGGATTTATTAAAAGGTAGATTAGAAAATGGCGTAAGTAATGGGAGGAAGAGAAGATAAAAAAGACCTGATTGATAAAATCATCAAAAGATATGAACACAAAAAGTTTATTTTCAATAATTTGTTATCAGGGTATTCAAAAAGAATATTTACATGGGAAAAGGGTGTTTCGAGAATAACTGGTGAGATAGAAAGTCAGGAAGATGAATTTCAAGGCTTCCCGTTCATGTTCTGGAACAGGACTCGAAGAGAGATAGCATTATTAATGCACATGAAAAATTATAAAACGAGAATATTCACTCCGTATCTCAATCGTGATCTTATCGATTACCTTTTTCAGGTCAACCCAGAAAATTTCAAAAATAATGACTTCCACAATTCAGCCATAAATCTTATAAGTGGTAAGGTGTTACCAGGATGTTCACGATCAGTAGCGTTTGAGGACGATGAAAAAAATGCCGAAAAGTATATAAGAAAAAAAGCAATAAAAAACCTTGTTTACATTGAGTCATATGCGAACAAAAAATATATAAATAACATGTGGGTGATGCCAAGGATTGCTAAAGGGGCACTGAAGACTAACGATGTTGGCTACACGCAAATGATAATTGATATGGTCTTGTGGTTTAGTCGGCTACAAAATTTACAGAATAAAAAGTAGAATTTATAAAATCAGTTTTGCACGCCTGATAAAGGATCTGATGCCACAATCCAGTCTTGATGTTTTATCTTCTTTCGACAGGCCGTTCTTCTCGGCGCGTGTGACACCCGCCGGTGTGGTGACCGAGGGCGTGCACGCACGGTTTTTCAGGGGCATCGGCTGCCCGGGGCAAGCAGGCCTGTTGCCGACGGGGTTTTTGTGCAGTGGCAGTGTGACGGTCAGCGGCTGGTCGTGAGCAATGATCGTTACGGGATCTATCCGCTGTATTACGCCTGCCACGATAATGCGATTCATATTTCACCTTCCATTCATCATGTGCTGAAGGGGAATTTTCCGAAGACGCTGGATACGGCCGCACTGGCGGTATTTTACCGGCTGGGGTTTTTCATCGGGGAAGATACCCCGTTCGAACAGATCCGGATCCTGCCACCCGGCAGTCGCCTGAGCTGGCAACAGGGTCGGATGCAGCTGGAGCGAGGCAGTATCGAAACGCCCGCGCCGTCCAATGAAGTCCGATCTTTTGATGAGGCGGTGGAACAGTACGCTGACCTTTTCGAACAGGCCATCACCCGCTGCCCGCCGGCGGAGGACGATTTCACCCCTTCCCATCAGTGGTGGACGGGATTCCCGGCACATTCTGTTTGCCCTGCTCAAGCAGGGCTACAGGCCCTCGAATACGATCACGGTGAAAATGCGCCCGCCTTCGGCCAACGAGGATATTCGTATTGCCCGCATGCTGGCATCCGAGCTGAAACTGCCACATGCGGAAATCGATAATCCGGCGTTCTATTTCCAGGCCAACGTAAAAGACATCGAGCTGACCAACTTCTGTGGCAGCGAGCACACCTGGTTGTTGCCGGTTGCCTCTTACCTTAAAGGTCGCACCACGACCCTGTATGATGGTCTGGCGGGGGATGTGATCTCCGATGGTTTGCAAGTCGATGAACAGAATCTGGCCCTGTTCCGTGTGGGACGGCTCGAGGAACTGGCGACCCTGTTGCTGCGGGAAACAGGGCTGGGGCCTTTTCTGGCCAGTACATTGCGTTCCGGGTTCAGCGCGCAACTTGATGAGTCGCTGGCAATTGAAAAACTGGCCGCGGAACTTGCCCGGCACCAGGGTGCTCGGCATCCACTCGTTACGTATCTCTTCTGGAGCTGGATGCGACGCGGCATCGGCCTGATCCCTTTTGCCATGCTGGCGGATATCCCCAATGTGTGCCGTCCCTACCTGGATTATGACTTGTTTGATCTTTTGATAAATCTTGATCCACATACTCTATAGACAATGCGCTGCACGATGAGATCATTCGCCGTGCCTATCCCGAGTATGCCCATCTGCCTTTCGAAAAAAAGAATGCCAGGGCACCGTTGGGAAAAGATTACAGCAGCTATTATCGGCGCGCGGTGCGGGAGTTTTCAGCCTATTTCGCCCGTCATCCGGGTAGCCTGGGCTCCCGCCTGATGAAGAGCGAGCGGGTGATGTTGATGCTGCTGCGGGATATGAGAAAACGGCAGTGTGACTATTCGTGGTATCTGCGACCAGCGCTTTACACGCTGGAACTGGAACGGGCGTCAAACAGCCGAATGCGTGCCGCCAGGCTTGCGCCTGTATAAAGTCCATGTCGGGGAGATGCTCCGGGCTGTCACCATTGCAAGACCAGTCGGTGGCGATAGCCCTGTGCACCAATCGTTTGTTCCGCCAGACAGTAACCGGTGGCGCCGGGTATCGCCGAATCCAGAGTCATGTGGTGAAACGCATCATCGGTTATTTGGTTTGTATCCCGGGGACTGATTTCCAGATCTTTTGTACGGGGCAACGCATTGGCTATCAGGGCATGGCCGGCGGGATTGAGATAGCGAATGTGACCCGTTGGTATCTGTTCCAGTGTCAGTTCATGGATCAACTCGGGCTGCTGCCGGCTGAGAGAAATGATCAGCCGGGCCTGTACCTGTTGCGCCGGCCGGCGTTGCAGCACGGCCCGGCGACCGAGCGCGCCATCAAGAAAGCGCCAGTCGATGGCCGCTTTCAGGCGTTGCCAGGCAGTGTAATCCGCTGCTCGCAATAGTGGCAACGGCGAGCCGGCCAGCGTGATCCGGTGCGCTGAAGCGGTCTCCTCGATCTGGACGTGAGTAAATTCGGTGAGCCCGCACAGTATCCCGTCGATTACAAACACGGGTGTCCAACCGGCCAATGCGGGTTGTTCAAGCAAGCGTTTTGCCTTGATACGCAGGGATGCCGGACAGAGCAGCTGATCATGATGAATAACATGAAATGGCACACCGCCGGCATAACGCAATTCCACCTCGTTACGACTGAAGCCCTGGGGGGGTTGTCCCCGGGTGGATAGCAGGGCGACCAGTCCCGCGTCGGTGCCGATACGCAGCAACCCCGCGTCAATGTCCTGCTTGAATGCCGGTGCCGCCTCAAGCGCGTGCGCTTTTACAACAGGGTGAGTACGGGTCGTTATGACATGCCGGGCCCAGCCGACAATGGCTGCGGTCCACGCGTTATAGACTGACAGGTACATATAGTTGTCCCAGCCTTGCTGGCCCGCCGGGTTGAGTGCCAGCAAGTCGTCGTCACGACACTGCCCTGACCAACGTTCGAGTATGCCGGTAATAATTTGCGCCCCGGTCGACTGCGATGGCTTCTGTTGATCCGCCCCCGACAGGATCAGGCCGGCCAGCAGACAGGCATCCCCGAACAGTGAATGGGTGCTGCGACCGAATCCGCCAACATGGTTTTGACCGTCCCAGCCGAGCAACATCCAGTCCCGCATGCGTTGCAGGTGGGCCATCAACCTGGGCGAGTGCGTGTAGTGTAATGCCATTGTGGTGACGAACAGGGCTTTATGGTGGTACGCCATGGGGGTTGCACCGCCAGGGTTTGCAGCATGGCGGGGAAAGTCCACAAAACCGCCTGCCGGCGTGGTCCAGCGATCCAGCATGCGTTCCAGTTCGCGAGTGGCCCGTGCGCGCTGTTTTTTTGAAGCAGCCTCCATGATGCGGCAAAGCTGTGCCAGCAATACCCAGTTATTCGAGGGATAGCGGCGTGCCAGAGAACAACGGGAGAGGCACTCGGCGATCAGTGGCGCGTCGATCGAACTGTGAGCTGCGTCGTGGGTATGCAGTGCCTCGCGAAGCAGTAACAGCAGAAAATGATTGAACGGGGCATGGCCGTGTTGATTGGGTGTCAGGGCAAGCCAGTGTTCAATCATCCGCCGAACAAGGGGCTCGTCGGGCTGGCGAAGATACATGGCAAGTGCCGCGCTGATCTGCGCATAATGATCCGGGGGGCTCGCTTCCCCCTGTTGCGGGTCCCAGAGTGTTCCGTCCGGTTTAACCTGATGTTGCAATGCGCTGGTCAGTCTCGCGAGCCACTCGTCAAGCTGGCTGTCGATCCGGGTATCAGGCCGGGGAGTCACGTAAACACTCTCATCGTCGTTTTGATTTCTCCCGGTCTGTCGTCGTGCGCGCGACAAAGTCGGGGAACCTGGGGGAGACGGTTGAGGTTGAGGCCGTATTGTGTTTTGTGTTTTGTGCGCTTGCTTCGCTGGGAGATGATGAGGGAGATGGCGCCTCTTCCAGTTCGCGTCGCATAATTACCACCAGAGCAATAAATGCGTAGTAAAGATCGAAATAGGCGACATCCAGGAAGGCCCCGCCGGCCGCGTAACCGATGAGGCTGAGCTGTATCGCCCAGGCATACTCCCCCAGCCAGCGTTGGCCGGTCTGTTGCATCGCCGTGCGGCGGATGTTGTTCAGGGTCAGGAAAGTTGCGCCAAGCAACAATAAATATACCGCCAGGCCTCCGAACCCATGCTGCCCCATGATCCCAAAATAGATACTGTGCGGTGACAGCACATGGCGCCAGTCACCTTCGAAATTGGCATAGGTAATCCACCAGTCATAGCCCATGTTGGTATTGCCGAATCCCGTGCCAGTTATCGGGTTCTCTTTGGCCATGTTGAAGTTAACGCCCCAGGACTGAATGCGCTGCATGGCCGATCGGTCTTCCTGGTAGGTTTCGATGGTCTGCCAGCGGTCCATGAGCCGATCCGGCGCGGTCACGCCCACCACACCGATAGCCAGAACCGCCAGCGTGACCATCACCCATTTATGTTTCATGCGCCATAATAGAAAAGGCGTCATGGCCAGCAGCGCCAGCAGGGCGCCGCGTGAATATGTGGCCAGAATGGACAGGACCGTCAACCAGAACACCGCGTAAAGTCCCAGGCCAAGAGGCCGGGAAAAGCGTTTTACGATTGGCGCGAGATCAAAGTCGACCCATTGGCGATGAAACATACGCGCACTGACCAGAATGAGCGGCAGTATCATGATCATCGCCAGGCCAATGTAGGTATTGCCGGAGAGATAGGAGCCAGGTGGACCGAGCACCATGTGACTGCCTCCCGTGGTAATCGCAAACAGCCCACCCTTGAAGCCGTAGAACGCCAGGGACGCGGTGATGACCAGTAGAATCGTGATGATGCGCTTTTCCCCGTAGACCAGCATCGGGGTGATAAACGTGATGAGCAGGATCTTCATGAACTTGATCCAGAAGTCCCAGGCCGCGTCTGGGATGCACGGCGAAGACACTGGTCATGGTGACATAGGCAACCCAGGTGCCCAGTAAAATCATTTCCCGGGTCCAGGGGATGGGGCGTCGGTCGCGAGTCATCAGCATGGCAATGAGGGTGACAAGACCGATGATCATCGCCAGTGGAAAGGTTCTCATGAAGCCCCAGGTATGTCCGTGAGGCACCATCAATCCTATCCAGAACCAGGCGGCAATCCCCAGCCACGGGCGCCGGAGAATAAACGGCACCAGGCCAAGTATGATGAGAAAAAGCAGGTAATCGCGCACGGGCAGGCCTAATCCGCCAGGCTGTAACCGGCGTCTTTGAGCAGGTTTTTAAGTCCAGGTAAGGGATATCCGAGTTCATAGGCTTTTCTGGCGTGAACGCGAGCCTTCTCGTAATCGCCAAGCTTATAAAGTACCAAGCCAAGATTGTATTGGATCTCGGGATGGTGAGGATTCATATCCACCGCTTTTTGCAGGGCGGAACGGGCTTCTTTGTTACGACTCATTCGTGCGTAGTAGAGGCCGTGTATGACATACACCATAGCGTCATGTGGGGCAACGTCATGCGCCCATTTGAAGCGACATTCGAGGTCGTAATCGGCTCCTTGAGGGCGGGTAGTTCCCTCTCGAACAGCAAGACGTGATATGGCGTCGAGTGCCTGATGATGGTTGGGGAACCAGTTCAGAACATACTCGAGGTCGTCGATGATACGGCTTGTTGAGGCTCCTTTGCGTAAATTTTTTACATCATCAGTGAAATGGTAACCCTCCACCATGCCGAGGTACTTTTCGGTGTATTTGGCGATTGGTGTAATCAAAGGGGCCACTGGGATGAGTGTGTTTACCGCAATACTCCTGCGCCTGAATCGGCAGGGCAACAAAACACAATGCCAGCAGTACGACAAGGATCGGCAAATACCGAGATCTTGCAGTCAACGCCGGCAGGCGACGGGCCGTTTCGCATTCAAGTGAAATTGCTTCGAACATGTAAAAATCCCCGACACCCGGAGGGTGTCGCGCTGGCTTCCTGCTTGTCATGTTATCATCGCATTCCGTGTCAGGTATAATTGATTCACGCAGGCCTACCATACGATAACCCATTCATGTCCACTCTGTTGCACGATTCGATCATCGCTCGCGCCGAGCAAACCCCGGATGCTCCGGCGCTGGGTCTGCGTGGTCATTATCAGGATTATGCCAGTCTGGCGGATGATGTACACAAAGCCGCGGCGGGACTGCTCGAGACCGGGCTGCTGCGCCAGGAGCGGGTGGCGGTCTATCTGGACAAGCGTCCGCAAACCATTCATGCCCTGTTCGGTGCCGCCCTGGCTGGCGGGGTGTTCGTGCCGGTCAACCCGTTGCTCAAGGCAGAGCAGGTTGCCTATATTCTGTGCGATTGTAACGTCCGGGTACTGGTCACCTCGGCGGATCGGTTAGCCCAATTGCAGCCGAGCCTGGAACAGTGCCCCGATCTGCATACGGTGTTGCTGATTGACGATGAGGTCCCGGAAACCGGGCAAACGCCTTACCGTGTGTTCGGCTGGTCACAGGTGCGTCAGGCCGGTAGCGACAGGAGACACCGCTGTATTGACACGGATATGGCGGCGATTCTCTACACCTCGGGCAGCACAGGCCGACCCAAGGGAGTGGTGCTCTCCCATCGCAACATGGTGGCGGGCGCAGCGAGCGTGGCCGAGTATTTGCAAAACCGGGCGGAGGATCGGCTGCTGGCGGTATTGCCCCTGAGTTTCGATTACGGGCTGAGCCAGCTGACTACGGCTTTTCATACCGGTGCCAGTGTGGCATTGCTGAATTACCTGCTGCCGCGTGATGTGATCAAGGCGGTGGCCCGCGAGGGCGTTACCGGTCTTGCCGCGGTGCCACCCTTGTGGACCCAGCTGGCCCGGCTGGAGTGGCCCGAGGAGGCGCAAAAGACCCTGCGCTATGTCACCAACTCCGGCGGCGCCATGCCCCGCCAGGTTCTCGATGCCCTGCGCGGGCAATTGCCAGCGACCCGATTCTATTTAATGTACGGCCTGACCGAGGCGTTTCGCTCGACCTATCTGCCTCCTGAGGAGGTGGATCGGCGCCCCGACTCGATGGGCAAGGCCATTCCCAATGCCGAGGTGATGGTGGTGCGTGAGGATGGCAGCCATTGCGCGCCGGGCGAGCCGGGGGAACTGGTCCATCGCGGCGCGCTGGTGGCGCTGGGCTACTGGAACGATCCCGAGCGTACTGCCGAGCGATTTCGGCCCCTGTCGGGCGCGGTCGGGATCCCGCTGTCCGAGGTGGCGGTCTGGTCGGGGGACACGGTACGCATGGACGAAGACGGGTTTCTCTATTTTATTGGCCGGCGCGATGAGATGATCAAAACCTCCGGTTACCGGGTGAGTCCCAACGAGGTGGAAGAAGTCGCCTATGCCACCGGGCTGGTGGCCGAGGCGGCCGCCCTGGGCGTCCCCCATCCGACGCTGGGCCATGGCATCGTGCTGGTGGTGCTGCCGCAGGAAAAAAACCTGACCGAAGAGGCTGTGCTGGAGGCATTGCGTCCGCAGCTGCCCGCCTTCATGTTGCCGGCACACGTGGCCATCCAACATGAGCCACTGCCGCGTAATGCCAATGGCAAGATCGATCGCAAGCAACTGGCGGCCGGCTTTGCTGATTATTTTGCCGGAGAACCTGCATGAGCGACACGCGCCCCGGCCACGCCCCGAGCAATGTGTTTCCGGTGGTGGACGACTGCCTGCAGATCGGCGGCGTCGCCCTGTCGCAGCTGGCACAGCGCGTCGGCCAGACACCGTTTTATGCCTATGACCGGCAGGCGATGACCGATCGGCTCGCCGCGCTGTATGCCGCGTTGCCCGAGGGCATCAGTGTGCATTATGCGGTCAAGGCCAACCCCATGCCGGCGCTGGTGCAGCACATGGCCGCTCTGGTGGACGGGCTGGATGTGGCGTCGGGGCGGGAGTTGCGCGTGGCCCTGGATGCCGGCATGCCGGCCCATGAGATCAGCTTTGCCGGTCCCGGCAAGTCACTCACCGAACTGACGATGGCCGTGGCCGCCGGTATTACGCTGAATATCGAGTCCGAGACCGAGCTGGAACGGGTCGCGGAAATCGCGGCACGGACTGGCGAGATGGCCCACGTGGCGGTACGGGTCAATCCCGATTTCGAACTCAAGACCTCCGGGATGAAAATGAGCGGTGGTCCCAAGGCCTTCGGCGTGGACGCCGAACGGGTCCCCGCGCTGCTCGGGCGCATCGGCGAGCTGGGTCTGCATTTTCGCGGCTTTCATATCTTCTCCGGTTCCCAGAACCTGCGCCCCGAAGCCCTGATCGAGGCCCAGGGACAGACCTTCGACCTGGCGCTGCGCCTGGCCGAGTCGGCCCCCGGGCCGGTGGAGATGCTCAACATGGGGGGCGGTTTTGGTATTCCCTATTTTCCCGGCGAGATGCCGCTGGATCTGGCGCCGATCGCCGAGCATCTGGAAAGTCGTCTGCCGGCGGTGCGCCAGCAGTTGCCCGAGGCGGAGATCATTCTGGAGCTGGGTCGCTATCTGGTGGGGGAAGCGGGGATCTACGTGGCCGAGGTGATCGACCGCAAGGAGTCCCGGGGCCAGATCTTTCTTATCACCAACGGCGGACTGCACCATCATCTGGCGGCCTCGGGCAACTTTGGCCAGGTGATCCGCAAAAACTACCCGGTGGTGGTTGGCAACCGGGTGCAGGGCCGCGAGCGCGAGATCGTCAACGTGGTGGGACCGCTGTGTACCCCGCTGGATGTCCTGGCGCAACAGATGGATCTGGCCCGCGCCGAGATCGGGGATCTGATCGTAGTGTTTCAGTCCGGCGCCTACGGTTATACGGCCAGTCCGACGCGGTTCTTGAGTCATCCCGAGCCAGTGGAGATCCTGGTTTAACCGGCCCTGTGCCCGCCACGTTGTAGGCCAGGTTGCGCGCAGCGCTACCTGGCATTCCGCTTCGATTCAAGGTTGTGTCAGGCAGGCTTACCGCCAACCTGATCTGCGCTATTGTCCTGTTTTGGGATGATTACAGGTGAATAACTGGCTGAGAGCTCACATCTGGTCGCCGCGTTGCGCGGTGGCCGGCGGGCGTACTTTGAGGGTGGGCTGACTGCCTGGGCTCAACGACAAATGCACAAACGGCCGGCAGCTGGCCAGCATCCCCTGCCACGGACCGGCACAGACAAACAGCGCCCAGCCTGTCTTGTGCGCACCCAGCCGCTGGTGCGAGCCCCGCGAGGCGGGGTTGAAGGCCGATATCCGACTGGCGGAGTGATGAATGCCCTCGGCATAAAGACGTTCGTTGGCGGCTTGCCACAGTTTCAGGAACACCGGCGAGAGACGGTGTTTTTTTGCGACATACACATCGTAGTCCCAGACACTCTGCCCTTCGGGCAGGGGTCGAAACAGGCAGCGCACTTCATCTTCGGGATAGTCCCCTTGCACGAACCATAAAAACCCGGCCAGCTCGCCGTTGAGCTCGGCCACCAGGCAGCGCGCGCCCCGGGCAAAACGCTCGGCGAATACTCCCTCACGGCGATCCGGCACACCCTGCAGCAGGGGATCGCCCGATATGGCTTCACGTACCTGGATTTTTTTGCCGCGATGTTCGGGCAACAGGGGCGCGGTGGTGATCGGCTGGCTGACCAGATCGTATTTCACGAGACGCAGTCGATCGGCGCTGAGCCGCGACAGTGCCGTGCCCAGCAGATACAGCATGCCGTTCCACCAGCCCAGTGTCTGAAGGTTTGTGCGCAGGGTCCGCAGCATCGCCAGGGGCTGTCAGTTGCCGGATTTGCGCGCGGCGATCAAAAAGGCATGGCTCAGGGGCGAGGCCAGCCAGGGGAGCCTGGCCAGCAGCCAGCGTACGGGCCGGGATTCGAGCCAGGGCTGAAAGCGGCGTAACGATCCCGGCAGAATCGGCACCCAGTACAACCGGACTTCGGTGGCGCCGG is a window of Thiohalophilus sp. DNA encoding:
- a CDS encoding glycosyltransferase family 2 protein, which encodes MKISVIIPAYNVEKFIAKAIASASELSEVGEIIIVDDGSSDKTLEISRGFQLKNEKVRVFEQPGGKNRGVSAARNEGIKNSKFNYIAFLDADDFYLPNRFDQERKIFRTMREVHGVYGAIGTSYITDKGKKKFQEAKFKEITSVSDSVNANELLYVLLGASKLARGHIHLNGLTVRREVFDMVGLFDTELRLSQDTDLLLRLAVKCRLVPGSIKQPVAVRGIHDSNRVTNSKNLDKNRMLLWKKVYQWGVSNGMPEDAIELCRKKMLMWKTHHERFIPSIVFLVRMKKESP
- a CDS encoding pyridoxal-dependent decarboxylase, exosortase A system-associated; translated protein: MSDTRPGHAPSNVFPVVDDCLQIGGVALSQLAQRVGQTPFYAYDRQAMTDRLAALYAALPEGISVHYAVKANPMPALVQHMAALVDGLDVASGRELRVALDAGMPAHEISFAGPGKSLTELTMAVAAGITLNIESETELERVAEIAARTGEMAHVAVRVNPDFELKTSGMKMSGGPKAFGVDAERVPALLGRIGELGLHFRGFHIFSGSQNLRPEALIEAQGQTFDLALRLAESAPGPVEMLNMGGGFGIPYFPGEMPLDLAPIAEHLESRLPAVRQQLPEAEIILELGRYLVGEAGIYVAEVIDRKESRGQIFLITNGGLHHHLAASGNFGQVIRKNYPVVVGNRVQGREREIVNVVGPLCTPLDVLAQQMDLARAEIGDLIVVFQSGAYGYTASPTRFLSHPEPVEILV
- a CDS encoding GNAT family N-acetyltransferase encodes the protein MLRTLRTNLQTLGWWNGMLYLLGTALSRLSADRLRLVKYDLVSQPITTAPLLPEHRGKKIQVREAISGDPLLQGVPDRREGVFAERFARGARCLVAELNGELAGFLWFVQGDYPEDEVRCLFRPLPEGQSVWDYDVYVAKKHRLSPVFLKLWQAANERLYAEGIHHSASRISAFNPASRGSHQRLGAHKTGWALFVCAGPWQGMLASCRPFVHLSLSPGSQPTLKVRPPATAQRGDQM
- a CDS encoding tetratricopeptide repeat protein, translated to MITPIAKYTEKYLGMVEGYHFTDDVKNLRKGASTSRIIDDLEYVLNWFPNHHQALDAISRLAVREGTTRPQGADYDLECRFKWAHDVAPHDAMVYVIHGLYYARMSRNKEARSALQKAVDMNPHHPEIQYNLGLVLYKLGDYEKARVHARKAYELGYPLPGLKNLLKDAGYSLAD
- a CDS encoding acyl-CoA ligase (AMP-forming), exosortase A system-associated; protein product: MSTLLHDSIIARAEQTPDAPALGLRGHYQDYASLADDVHKAAAGLLETGLLRQERVAVYLDKRPQTIHALFGAALAGGVFVPVNPLLKAEQVAYILCDCNVRVLVTSADRLAQLQPSLEQCPDLHTVLLIDDEVPETGQTPYRVFGWSQVRQAGSDRRHRCIDTDMAAILYTSGSTGRPKGVVLSHRNMVAGAASVAEYLQNRAEDRLLAVLPLSFDYGLSQLTTAFHTGASVALLNYLLPRDVIKAVAREGVTGLAAVPPLWTQLARLEWPEEAQKTLRYVTNSGGAMPRQVLDALRGQLPATRFYLMYGLTEAFRSTYLPPEEVDRRPDSMGKAIPNAEVMVVREDGSHCAPGEPGELVHRGALVALGYWNDPERTAERFRPLSGAVGIPLSEVAVWSGDTVRMDEDGFLYFIGRRDEMIKTSGYRVSPNEVEEVAYATGLVAEAAALGVPHPTLGHGIVLVVLPQEKNLTEEAVLEALRPQLPAFMLPAHVAIQHEPLPRNANGKIDRKQLAAGFADYFAGEPA